Proteins co-encoded in one Aspergillus fumigatus Af293 chromosome 6, whole genome shotgun sequence genomic window:
- the cdc43 gene encoding protein geranylgeranyltransferase type I subunit CDC43 gives MTETVFNKERHIKYYLRCLKTFLPHQYTSNDSNRMLLAFFTISGLDILGALDSKITAEERKGFIDWLYHCQVPSGGFRGFTGTDFGIDKRTPENEAWDPANVPATFFALVVLLILGDDLSRVKRVECLQWLRKLQREDGSFGEVLGPGGEIKGGRDLRFCCCAAGTRYILQGRSGSGLEGVSDINVDRLVEFIQACQTYDGGMSEAPFRESHSGLTYCAIGALTFLCRLPKDQRHMALLSPGSQEFEHLLKWLVSRQTSELGEEESDEEVDGSPDQSDSLHRDTSNLALNDKIAVLPNLAPPTEESLLWAGFNGRCNKYADTCYSLWNSGTLVMMDRLSLIDQQRNRRYLLEKTQHIIGGFGKGIGEPPDLLHSFAGLVSLAFQGEEGLSSVDPALCASHRAARHMESLPWWQETN, from the exons ATGACAGAGACAGTCTTCAACAAGGAACGTCACATCAAATACTACCTCCGCTGTCTCAAGACTTTCCTCCCCCACCAGTACACCTCCAATGACTCCAATCGCATGCTCCTCGCTTTCTTTACGATCTCCGGGCTCGACATTCTAGGCGCGCTCGATAGCAAAATCACCGCCGAAGAACGAAAAGGCTTCATAGACTGGCTCTATCACTGCCAGGTTCCATCGGGGGGGTTTCGCGGGTTCACGGGGACAGATTTTGGTATCGACAAGCGCACCCCGGAGAACGAAGCTTGGGACCCGGCGAATGTGCCGGCCACATTCTTTGCGCTGGTAGTGCTACTCATACTGGGCGATGACCTGTCGAGGGTGAAGCGGGTCGAATGTCTCCAATGGTTGCGCAAACTTCAACGTGAGGATGGCAGTTTCGGAGAAGTGCTCGGCCCCGGGGGAGAGATCAAGGGTGGTCGCGACCTCCggttctgctgctgcgcagcTGGGACGCGATATATTCTTCAAGGGAGGAGCGGGAGCGGCCTTGAGGGTGTGAGCGATATCAATGTAGACAGGCTTGTGGAATTCATTCAGGCTTGCCAG ACATATGATGGGGGAATGTCGGAAGCGCCCTTTCGTGAATCCCACT CTGGCCTGACCTATTGTGCCATTGGCGCTCTAACCTTCCTTTGCCGTCTTCCGAAAGACCAGAGACACATGGCGCTCCTTTCTCCGGGGAGTCAGGAATTCGAACATTTGCTCAAATGGCTCGTCTCCAGACAGACATCTGAGTTGGGTGAAGAGGAGTCGGACGAGGAAGTTGATGGCTCACCTGACCAGAGTGATAGTTTGCATCGAGACACAAGCAACCTCGCTCTCAATGATAAGATTGCCGTGCTTCCTAATCTAGCCCCGCCAACAGAGGAATCTCTACTTTGGGCAGGGTTCAATGGGCGCTGCAACAAATATGCGGATACATGTTACTCGCTTTGGAACTCCGGTACGCTCGTA ATGATGGACCGACTATCTCTTATCGACCAGCAGCGCAATCGGCGATATCTGCTCGAGAAGACACAGCACATTATCGGCGGGTTTGGGAAAGGCATTGGTGAGCCTCCAG ATCTTCTACACTCGTTTGCTGGGCTGGTATCTCTCGCgtttcaaggagaagaaggcctGAGTAGCGTAGATCCTGCATTATGCGCC